DNA sequence from the Drosophila sechellia strain sech25 chromosome 3L, ASM438219v1, whole genome shotgun sequence genome:
GGATATTTATGTCGGTTATGGGGGCATTCCATAAAGTCCAGTGAGGAATATCCTGTGGCGCAGATGGAAGGAGAGTCCGCCTCCACATCACAACTAACTTGGCCAACTCTATTATTAGGCCCAGCTGAGAACCGTTAAGCCACAGTCTACCTGTGGCCCCACCAAATTGGGCCTTGCGTGCCACAAAACAGCGTCTGGGCCATCGCCATCAGATCTCCTCCGCCCTTAAATGCTGCGTTTGCGAAGCGCAAAGGAAGCTAtaaataacaattaattgtattattaaacTAATTCGAAAATGCAGCTACAAGCGGACGAAAGGCAGTCAGTCATGCGATCTCAAAACCTGCCACATAAATTTTTGGTAGCCCCATTTTTTAGCGAACTCGGTCGGCTAATTTACATTTCGTTGTTGTGTCCGGGGCAAAAGTAAAAGTACTCAAGTCGTCGAACGTCGTTTCTAAAAAATTGTGCCCCACGGCCAGAAGGCACAGCCTCAGTTTTTGGGTCCCATCATCCCGGGACCAATCAATTATGGAATCGGTCAATGATCAGCAAGGAGCTGCCGACTCCCGCCTGCACGCAATGGCCCAAAGGAGTCGAGTGGATGGGATGGTCACTCGCTGGCCAGTGGATCATGGACGCGAAAGTTCCAGCAACTTACTTATAATGACATCAACTTAACCCTTTAAATGAGTACTAGCGTACTAATCAGAAGTCtataaaatattcatattcaaatttgtatttttacaAAGAAGAGTTGAgtgaaaatcattttaaacaaaatccTTTATTCGATAGGTAGGCATAATTTATATCACGATgtaaatgtataatattaaGTAAAAGCCAAAATAATATTGCAGTATCTTTATGCAAAAAGTTTACTTCATTGTCTTGGAACGGGATAGCAAAGCTTTAATGCTTTTCACAATAAATGGCTTTACGTAATGAACATCCGTATAGACACCGGGATAACGCCTGCTCGCACATCCGATCCCAAAGGACACAATGCCGCAGACTTGATTTTCGTAAACCATGGGACCTCCTGAGTCGTAGGTGCAAGCATCCTTTTTTCCCAAAACTGAGGCGCAAAACATGCTATCCGATATGGAGACTGCGTAGAAGGAATGGATATTTTAGATGATATTAATGCCCTTTtaacttaaatatataaataacgTACGAATGTACTTTCATTTCATGGAGTTACATTGCAAGCGTTCTCACCTGATTCCCGATAGGCGTCGCGGCATATTCTTTTATCAATCACAGGCACTGATACCGTGCGGAGCATATGCCCCGGACCCTCGTCATCCGGATTTGTCATTCCCCAGCCGGATACGACCATGGTCTGTCCCGGAGTCAAGGGCATACTGCACAAGGATAGAGTTCCGATGTTTTTTCCAACCATCGGTCGATTCAGTAGCACCACAGCCACGTCCATGTTCATGGTGACCATTTTAAACTGGGCCGACTTCATGATGCGCTTAACTTGACGACGAATGCCTTTTTCGCTGAGTCTGGAGATGCCACCATCCACGCTCCAGGCTTCCGTTTCTGCTCGGTCCTCGAAACAGTGCGCCGCCGTCAGGACAATGAGCTCATGGATCAAAGAACCGCCGCAGATGAAATTATTGTAGTACCGCATTGCCATTAGATATCCGCCCAATTTCGCGTTGGTGGTCACCCGGCCACCAATAACGCGGGTTTGATAAGCCGGAGGCAGCActattttggccaactttttcAAGTCAATGGTCTCGTTGTGCTGCTGGGCATGATTGTTTATTAAAGTACCAGCCAGCAGAAAGAGAAATAGGAGACGTTTCATGCCGAGCACTGAATGGATTTTAACAGCAGCTTCATTTCTGACCGTATAAAGTGGCATTAGGAAAACTAATTGAGAGGTAAAATAATTTGATTAGAATTATGAGTATATAAATTGATGGCAACACCTCGATGCTCTGCTTACTAGTTAGCGGATTCCTTTAAAATACCTCCGTTCGAATGCCAACTTATAGCTTCTGCTTAGCTGTCACAAAAAAAACTTCGTAATGTTGTACACcaaatgtatatattgtttaaaaattagTCGTTTTATTCTAAGCATGTGTTTTAGGCCATACCTCGGTCTAAGAAGAATTACAAAACAAGTTCAAAAATGGCTTAGTCGACAACAATATCCCATGAGTACGGCCTCAGTTGTGGTCGAGTATCACGAAGAACCAGACAAATCAGATGGTGACAGCAAACTTTACCGTGCCCTGACCTTATCGAATGGATTACGTGCTATGCTAATATCGGATTCTTATATTGACGAGCCGTCAATTCATCGGACATCCAGAGAAAGTTTGAATTCCTCCACCGAAAATTTTAATGGAAAATTGGCGGCATGTGCAGTACTTGTTGGCGTTGGATCATTTAGTGAACCGCAACAATATCAGGGATTAGCTCACTTTGTGGAACATATGATATTTATGGGATCGGAGAAATTCCCCGTAGAGAATGAATTCGACTCGTTTGTGACCAAAAGCGGCGGTTTCAGTAATGCGCATACTGAAAACGAGGAGACTTGCTTCTACTTTGAGTTGGATCAATCGCACCTGGATAGGGGCATGGATCTGTTTATGAACCTAATGAAGGCTCCACTAATGCTTCCCGATGCCATGAGTCGCGAACGCTCTGCTGTCCAGTCGGAGTTCGAACAGACCCATATGAGAGATGAGGTGCGGAGAGATCAGATCCTGGCGAGCCTAGCTAGTGAGGGGTATCCACATGGCACTTTCAGTTGGGGAAATTATAAGACCCTTAAGGAGGGCGTTGATGATAGCAGCCTGCACAAGGAGATTCACAAGTTTTGGCGAGATCACTACGGCTCCAACCGAATGGTTGTTGCACTCCAAGCCCAGCTTTCGTTGGATGAGTTGGAGGAATTGCTGGTGCGTCATTGTGCAGATATTCCTACTAGCCAGCAAAATTCCATTGACGTATCCCAGTTAAATTACCAAAAAGCCTTTCGAAAGCAATTCTACAGGGATGTATTCCTAGTTCAGCCCGTTGAAGATGTGTGCAAGCTGGAGATGACTTGGGTGTTACCCCCAATGAAGGACTTTTACCGCAGCAAGCCGGATATGTTTATTTCCCAACTCATTGGTTATGAGGGAGATGGCAGTCTATGTGCATACCTACGTCATCGCCTCTGGTGTATTAGCGTTGTGGCAGGAGTTGCTGGAAGTAGTTTCGACTCCAACTCGATTTACTCCTTGTtcaatatatgcatatatctgTCTGACGATGGCTTCGATCACCTGGACGAGGTGTTAGAAGCCACATTTGCGTGGGTTAAGCTTATAATTAATAGCGATCAACTTCAGGATTCCTTTAAGGAATCTCAACAAATCGAAAACAATAATTTTCGATTTCAAGTCGAGCTGCCTCCCATTGACCATGTTCAAAGCATTGTTGAGAGCTTCAACTACCTGCCATCAAAAGATGTACTCACTGGACCTCAGCTATATTTTCAGTACGAAGAATCGGCTATTGAGCTTCTAAGACAGCAtatgaataaatttaattttaatataatgaTCTCATCCTATATACCATATGAGAAAAATGAGTACGACCAGAGAGAACCTTGGTTTGGAACTCAATTCAAAACCATCTCCATGCCCTCAAAATGGCAAACCATGTGGGAACAGTCAGCGACATTAAAGGAGTTGCACTATCCGCAGCCAAATCCCTTTGTAACCACGGATTTTAAAATACATTGGATAGAAGCAGGAAAACCACATGTTTCCAGAAGTCCGAAGGCTTTGATCAGAAATGATTTATGCGAACTCTGGTTTCGCCAggataacattttcaaacttCCAGATGGGTATATAAACCTGTACTTTATCACTCCACTAGTTCGTGAAAATGTCAAGCAATATATGCTGGGAGTCCTTTTTACCTACTTAGTGGAATTCAGAATGGCCGAACAATTATACCCAGCCTTGGAGGCAGGTCTAACTTATGGTCTCTACATCGGTGATAAAGGATTGGTTATGCGAGTCAGTGGGTACAATGAAAAGCTGCCCCTGTTGGTAGAAATCATACTAAACATGATGCAAACTGTAGAGCTGGATATAGGCCAAGTAAATGCTTTCAAGGATCTTAAGAAACGACAAATTTATAACGCCCTAATAAACGGGAAAACTCTTAATCTTGACTTGCGCCTTAGCATTTTGGAAAATAAGCGTTTCAGCATGATTTCCAAATACGAATCTGTTGATGACATAACCATAGATGACATAAAATCCTTTAAGGaaaattttcataaaaaaatgtatgttaAAGGTTTAGTACAGGGGAATTTCACGGAAGACCATGCCACAGATTTAATGCAGAAAGTTCTTGACACATATAAAAGCGAAAAGTTGGACAATCTATCGGCCTTGGATAATCATTTACTGCAAATCCCCTTGGGATCATACTATTTAAGAGCTAAAACGCTTAATGAGGATGATTCAAATACAATTATAACGAATTACTACCAAATAGGACCGAGTGATCTGAAAATGGAATGCATCATGGATCTGGTGGAATTAATTGTCGAGGAGCCGTTCTTCAACCAATTAAGGACTCAGGAGCAATTGGGCTACAGCTTGGGAATTCATCAACGAATTGGCTATGGTGTGTTGGCCTTTCTTATCACCATAAATACTCAGGAGACAAAACATCGAGCAGATTACGTGGAGCAACGTATTGAAGCCTTTAGGTCTCGAATGGCTGAACTTGTCTCCCAGATGAGTGATACAGAGTTTAAGAGCATCCGAGAAACTCTGATTAGTGGAAAAAAGCTGGGCGACACAAGTTTGGATGAGGAAGTTTTGAGGAATTGGAGTGAGATTGTCACGAAAGAATACTTCTTTAATCGGATAGAAGCGCAAATACAAGTGCTGAGCAATTTAACGAAGGAGGACGTACTGAACTTCcttaatgataatgataaaaacaatttaagaAAACTTTCTGTACAAGTGGTGGGAAACCATAATCAAACATCAAATTCAACAGCCCAAGCCAGTCGATCCGGATCTTTGAGTGACTTATTAGACGACGGACAGGACGATATGGCATATGAAACAGATTCAGCTAAGCCAATGACCGAAAAGATCAAGCTTGAGTTTTTGGGAGAGAGTGATGATCCTTCAAGCATTAAGGACATTTATGCTTTCAAAAAGGATCTGTATGTATTTCCGGTGTTCAACACCAATCCCAATATTGCAAAGAAATCGTAAAGATATGCCGCGCAATAAATCTACTTTGATtaccattattatttttgctcaTCATGTCTCCTGAGTATTGTTATGAAGGTTCCAATGTTACCAGCGAAGGCTTACCGCTCAAAATACGAAGTATTTCTATATCGGTATGCATATAATTAAGTGAGCCAAATCCGAAAGAGCGAAACCAAATGAGACCAgaacatattttataaatgaTTTCTAAGTGTAGAAAGCTTTTATTTATCGCTTTGCTAGCAAAGCTTTAATGCTTTTCTCGATAAAAGGCTTCACGTACATAACATCCGTGTAGACGCCAGGATAACGGCTGCTAGCACATCCAATGCCAAAGGACACTATGCCACACACCTGCTTTTTGAACACCAACGGCCCACCGGAGTCAAAGGTGCACGCATCCTTACGTCCCAGCACTGCAGCACATATCATACTGTCTGTTATTTTAGCTGTaaaagtatataaaataaatagtgCAAGACCGTCGTGCGGAGTAAGCCCCTATTTAAGTTCCATTCTAGCTTACCCGTGGGCTGATAGGCAGCGCGACAGTTCTTTTTGTGAATAATTGGCACTGTCACTGTGCGTAGTAAGTTGTGGGGTCCACGTCCTCGGGGAGCGGTCATGCCCCATCCGGAAACCACCAGTTCTGCGCCTGGTTTGAGGGTCACCGAACATAAGCTAAGTGTTCCGATGTTTTTAGCCTTCAAAGGAGTCTTCAGCAGTACCACTGCTACATCCATATTCATGTCGTCCTCTCGAAATCGCTCGGAGAGGATGAAGTCCTTAACATGGCGTCGAATACCCTTTTGATTGAGATTGGAAATGCCGGCAGCCACAATCCATTCGCTGGCCTTCATCCGGCCCAGAAAACAGTGAGCCGCCGTCAGGACGATGTTTTCGTTGAGCAGTGTGCCGCCACAAACAAAATCGTCTTCATAAAGCAATGCTGTTAGGTATCCTCCCAACTTGGTATTTGTGGTCACATGGCCGCCAATTACGCGAGTCTCATGTGGTGATGGAAGTACTATCTTGGCCAGCTGTGCCACATCGAGAGTGAGATTTTTGCCCGGCTGACCACTTGCATCCGGTAGGGAAAGCACAATTTTCTCCTGTTCTTGGCCATATACTTGGGTCGAAACTAGAGTGCAAGCGAGCACGCAGCAAACGAGATGCCATTCCATTGTTCACAGAGAGTGGAGTGGAATGGCACTTGCCCAATACACCTTCCACCCAAGGCAGTTTATAAGCGTGGCGAATGCAGCTAATCCGAGACGAATACCACTTACACATCTGCGACACAGTACAGTAAGTATAAGATAATctctttctttaattttgaaatttaatcaTCGTTTTGCCAGCAACACCTTGATGCTCTGCTCGATAAAGGGcttcacatacattatgtccGTGTAGACACCGTAGTATCTTTTACTGGCACACCCTATGCCAAAGGACACGATGCCACACACCTGATTCTTGTACACCAACGGACCGCCGGAGTCGAAGGTGCATGCATCTTTTTTTCCGAGCACTCCGGCGCAAAACATACTGTCTGTTAAGTGAACTGAAAACAAATAATGTTTTTTGGAGGGGTTCTTCAGACAAAAGTAGTGTATGCTAAATACCttttacaaataaatcaaagtGCTTATGACTTTCCCAATCTAAAGTTACCAAAATTATTAACCCCATATTGCCGTGCAATATTCCACTCACCCGTCGGCAGATAGGAAGCACGACACATTTTCTTATCCACGACTGGCACTGTCACCGTACGCAATAGTTTCTGTGGGCCAAACTCACTGTTATCGGTGAGACCCCAGCCGGAAACGCGGAGTTCCGTGCCTGGCTTTAGCTGTTCTTTGCACAGTACCAGCCGTCCGAGAGACTTGCCTTTCATGGGTTTCTTTAGCCGTAATATGGCCACATCCATGTTCATGTCATCCTCGCGAAATTCTGCCGACTTGATGACTTCCTTGACTTGACGCTGGATACCTCTGTCATTGAGCTTGGAGGCGCCGCCGACGGCCAACCAATCGCTGATCTTCACCCGGCCCAGAAAGCAATGCGCGGCCGTCAGGACGATGAGGTCGTGGAGCAGGGTGCCTCCGCAAACGAAGTTCATTTCGTAGCGCAGTGCGATTAGATAGCCACCGAGCTGTGCATTCGTAGCCACCTCTCCACCGACGACACGGGTCTGGAATCCAGGCCGTTGCACAATCTTTGCCAACTTGTTCACATCGATGGTCTGGTTGAGGTCCTGGGACAGGACTTCTATGCTGGCTAGAATGGCGGCCAGCAGGCAGTAAAGCAAAAGACCTTGCATAGCAGGATGGAGAGCAAAAACAACAGACTGCTTCTAACCCACTCCACTAATTGAAGCGTGGAGAATCAACTTAAGCTGAACCAATGGAAATAATTCAAGACTTCGTTGTACGGCAATTGAGTTTAATTGCTGGTAATTGGAAAGTGTACGCTGTGGTCTGTGTTTGTTTGGTAGTTGTTGATTGAGCAGCGTTCGCGGATCTAGGAGAAGCTCAGGGGTCTGATCTCCTGAAGGAGCTGGCGAATATAGTACATCTGGTTGGCATCGCGATTACGCATATCCGTGGCATGTGGATACATGGAGTTGATCAGCTGATGCAGATCCGAGTAGGTCTGTTGGGTTAGGACATTAAGTACATTTTATCACACTACTGTTTACATTCTGAGTTTACCCCCATATTGCGCCAGGTATTTTTATAATTCAGCTTTATCACTTTGGTATCGTCCGAACAGAGCTCCGAAACATCCACGAAGGTCGAAACCTCGGGCGTTACCCGGACCGTGACCTCCGACCCGTCGTGTATATCCCGGGTATTGCGTAGACAAAGCACGAGATCCCGATCCTTTGCCAGGCGATTCCACTGGCTGCGGCTAAACTTCATCAGCTTACCGTGCACGGCGATGGCGTCGTAGATGTGCAACTCAGCTGCCAGGTGCTTCTGCGAGAAATAGCCCTGATCGATGTAGAAACATGCGTCGAGCTCCGCAAACACGTTCAGGTTCATGTCCTGAAGGCGCTGTAATGAGACGTAGAAACGGAAGGAATTCTCTCTGAAGATTAGACATATTTAACCTTGCGAAGCTCGACGAAGTCCGAGATGGGTTTATCGATATCTATATATTTGAAGGGTCTAGGAACGTACTCCTTGGGTATATCAATCGCATGGCACCGGATGCCATCCTTAGTAATGAAGAAGACTACACGCACATGGTAGGTGTCCAATGTTAGGATGATCTCATCGGGACTGCAATTTCAAAATATGAATAATTATGGTAAAATTAGCTTAAGGGCCATCATAATCTCCTACTTCTGCTCGTTCTTCTCCAATTCCCAGTGCCTGAAGGGGAAATGCGCGTATCGTCTATAGGCGAATCCAAAATGTCCCAATCGATCCGTCTTCACCATAACCACCTTACTTTCCCTATTAAAACTCGACTCCAGAATGAACTCGGTAGTCCAGTGGGCGGCGTTTCTGGGTTCTGTGCTTTGTGATAAAGTTCTCGAAGGCGGTCGACTTTCTTTTCTGTACTTAATCAATTGTTCCCCAGTGTCACTGGTTTCACTGAATTCATACTCTATTTCCACCGGTCGGGGAATGCTCATGGTGCTACCGTCCAGCCCCAATTGTCTGACAGACCGTCTGCCGAAATAACTCTGTCGTCGAGATCGAGTCATAGGAATGGGATCTGAATTAGCTTTCCTGCTCATTCTAACGGCGTGTGTGGTTTGTTCCACAATCCTTCTCGGAGCATCCAAGTATTTGTCCTTAATGTCTTCCAGCGTTCTTAAAAGGCCAAGCATAGTAGCCTCCTCTTTCGAACTATCGGTGCGGTTAGGCTCCACACGCAAGTCTTCCGTCACAGGAAACTTTGGGAACAGTCGTTCTGGATTGGACTGATCTTCGTAATTGAAACTGAACTGCTCGATTTGCGTAGATCCCTCTGATTCGGTCAAATGCCTTTTGTAAAGTTGCGTAACCGGAATCTTTTTCATAGCCCGTGCCTCCATCTTGTCATCCTGGAAGTCTCGCGGGAACCTAAGCGAGGATATTATTCTGGGTAAGCATTGATCCTGGAGAAGGCGAAGATTTCTCCTTGATATTGGCTCCTTTACCAGATTACAGTTTTTAAACGTACTTTTATATTGTATCTGCTCCGTTTCCATACCGCTATGTCGCACAATTGCTAGAGCAGAGGGACGGTAGATATTGACCGAATTTTCTCGAGCCGGCAGGTGGTATGTTGGCCTGTTGCTTTGTGGTGGCTTCTCCTCTGCCATGATTACGGAGCCTGCCGCGGAAGGCACTCTGAGTACTGATTCGTTTTCCTTCCGGGAAGACTTTCGCACtggctttttctttttgtctAGCTTTTTAGCCAATTCTTCGGCTTTCGAAGGCGGTTCTTCGATTTCGCTCTCGAAGAATTGGCAAACCACAGGCTCTCCCCACAAGCACAAATGGTTGGGCACCTTGAAGGTGAGAAAGTAATAAGGCAGCTCATCTGGTTCCAAGTGCAGGGGAATTTTAGAGGCTTCCCCAACTTCGGTATCCCTCATTATATCTGTGCCGATATCCAATTTGGTAGGCTGCATACTAGATTCCTCCGTACTCGATTCGTCCAAAATATTCAGAGACTTCGATAGTACACGTCCATCCTTATGCAGCGTTATATTAAATTTCTCATAAGAGGAATGTTTGGCTTTTCGCACAAAGACCAACGAGATTATGCCACCTATGATGATGAAACGACGCAGGTTCAcctataaatttaattacaaataatCATATAGTTACCACTTTAATAGATACATACCTCTGACGGCAGTAAGTTCATATTGCCTGGATGGAAGTATCTATTAAAGAAGTCAGTGCAATCTCGTTTCTCGTGCTCCAGAAATATCTTGCGTGGATCGGGAAACATCCCAGCTGGTAGCTCTTGTGGCATTTTTGGCGGCTTCGGAATCGCTACTTTTTTCTTCTGAGGTTTTCTCTTTTCTTTTGCTTCGGCTTCTGCGATAAAACTGGAAGAAAACGCTACGTATTACAACTATATGACTATTTGTGACCAActagatatatatttacgaTATGGCCTCATTGTAAGCCCGCATTTCCGATTCCATTTTAACCATGAGATCCTCTTGTATATCCATCTGTGCCATCCATTCGCTCATTACACTATCTGCGATATCCACCAGACCACAGTTTGGGATTACAGAACTGTCGATGACCAGCTCAAAGCTTTTGGCCAGATGGGAGAGCGGATCGAAGAAGGTGCGCACACACCGCAGCGTAAGATTGTCGCAAAGCACACTGAGTGGCAGTTGAATAGTCACACCCACGCAGTTCAGATCGGAGCACATTACCGGTAGCCTGAAAAGATGAATTAGTAATTCCTCAGACAGTACCATTAAGTCAATGACCAACTTCAAGTAATTGAAACGAATGGGTACATCCTGCAGTCCCCATATCTCCAGTTCAAAGCTGCTGCATTTATAGCAGTAGCATGACAAGATACTATCCTTGTTCCTACGAGAAAGGTGCAAGGAATCGATCAAAACGATGAAATGGGCATAGGAATTCGCATGACCCTACGTCATTAAGGCATCAGGAGAAGTGACCACGCGATAGGTCAGTTTGTCAAAGAAACTCTCTATTTCCTCATAAAGTTCATTAGGAATCTAGACGGAAAACTAAAACACCTTGATTCCTAGAACAGTAGTTCCAATGAACGGCATGTTTTTACCTTATCCAGCTCACGGACTTGAAATGTTGGCATATGTACGAGCACCTCGTCGTTACGCAGAACTCTCTGTACCCTTTCTATGGTTGCCAGGATACGTTGCACTGTTACTTCGTAGAGCTGTCCTACGTTTGGCCTTGATTTTTCCATGATCTTACGAGTCCTATCGCATCTATCAGGTGCTTGAGAGAGAACACTACCCTCGTCCACTGAAAGAACCCAGCTGATTTCGTTAGCGAGGGCCTCTTGCTCCATAAAGTTTAGCTggaatatgaattttcgaatttcGGCGGGACGACTGGGATTAGGTAATCCATCACAAGCCAAGTAACTATTCCATTTGTCGTTACGCAACTTTTGTTTCTGAAGCTCCTTGTACTCCTCGACGGCATCTGGAGAAAAAACCTTGCTCTATATACTTTACATATAAGTCTTATTACAATACTGCACCGTCAATAAAGGCTACACTTGTCTTAAGATCCGCTAAACgctgcatatatatatttcttcgGGCCATCCACTCCTCCTCCGAAAGAAGTTCCACGGCTGGTTTATTGGAAACCGCGTCCTGGTTCTTCCTTTTTACCATTTtctaaaaatgtgtttttgtgtattttgtaTTAGTGTATCTGTGTCAGTTTAGAAATTTAACTGACTGCAATGACATTCTCAAAAATGACTAATCTGACAATATGAattattgtaaaatttataCAGAAATCTTGACAATCCCCTAGGAGTAACTCAAAGGACGAATCTCATTTAGAAGCCTCTTAATGTAGACGAAGAGCATCGCGTCTTTATTGGAACCCTCTAGGGTATGGGGATTTAGCGAGTAAATGGCCTGCCCAAAGTCATTATAATTCTGCAGTTAGGGGAATTGTTGATAACACTCCTACgaatagtaatagtaataaaAGTAATGGATATTCACGTTAACATTCCGCCAAGTTTCCTCGTAACGAAGCTTGACCACATTCACATCATCCGAACACATCTCGGAAATCTTGACAAAGGTTGACTTCTCGGGTGTAATGCGCATTGTGACCTCCGAGTAGTCCGAGTTGTCCTTAGCTATCTTCATTTCCACGATGATGTCACGTCGTTGGGCTAGGCGATTCCAGCTGGATCGGTAAA
Encoded proteins:
- the LOC6616381 gene encoding seminase, with translation MQGLLLYCLLAAILASIEVLSQDLNQTIDVNKLAKIVQRPGFQTRVVGGEVATNAQLGGYLIALRYEMNFVCGGTLLHDLIVLTAAHCFLGRVKISDWLAVGGASKLNDRGIQRQVKEVIKSAEFREDDMNMDVAILRLKKPMKGKSLGRLVLCKEQLKPGTELRVSGWGLTDNSEFGPQKLLRTVTVPVVDKKMCRASYLPTVHLTDSMFCAGVLGKKDACTFDSGGPLVYKNQVCGIVSFGIGCASKRYYGVYTDIMYVKPFIEQSIKVLLAKR
- the LOC6616380 gene encoding seminase, encoding MEWHLVCCVLACTLVSTQVYGQEQEKIVLSLPDASGQPGKNLTLDVAQLAKIVLPSPHETRVIGGHVTTNTKLGGYLTALLYEDDFVCGGTLLNENIVLTAAHCFLGRMKASEWIVAAGISNLNQKGIRRHVKDFILSERFREDDMNMDVAVVLLKTPLKAKNIGTLSLCSVTLKPGAELVVSGWGMTAPRGRGPHNLLRTVTVPIIHKKNCRAAYQPTAKITDSMICAAVLGRKDACTFDSGGPLVFKKQVCGIVSFGIGCASSRYPGVYTDVMYVKPFIEKSIKALLAKR
- the LOC6616378 gene encoding seminase, whose protein sequence is MPLYTVRNEAAVKIHSVLGMKRLLFLFLLAGTLINNHAQQHNETIDLKKLAKIVLPPAYQTRVIGGRVTTNAKLGGYLMAMRYYNNFICGGSLIHELIVLTAAHCFEDRAETEAWSVDGGISRLSEKGIRRQVKRIMKSAQFKMVTMNMDVAVVLLNRPMVGKNIGTLSLCSMPLTPGQTMVVSGWGMTNPDDEGPGHMLRTVSVPVIDKRICRDAYRESVSISDSMFCASVLGKKDACTYDSGGPMVYENQVCGIVSFGIGCASRRYPGVYTDVHYVKPFIVKSIKALLSRSKTMK
- the LOC6616379 gene encoding nardilysin, which gives rise to MLYTKCIYCLKISRFILSMCFRPYLGLRRITKQVQKWLSRQQYPMSTASVVVEYHEEPDKSDGDSKLYRALTLSNGLRAMLISDSYIDEPSIHRTSRESLNSSTENFNGKLAACAVLVGVGSFSEPQQYQGLAHFVEHMIFMGSEKFPVENEFDSFVTKSGGFSNAHTENEETCFYFELDQSHLDRGMDLFMNLMKAPLMLPDAMSRERSAVQSEFEQTHMRDEVRRDQILASLASEGYPHGTFSWGNYKTLKEGVDDSSLHKEIHKFWRDHYGSNRMVVALQAQLSLDELEELLVRHCADIPTSQQNSIDVSQLNYQKAFRKQFYRDVFLVQPVEDVCKLEMTWVLPPMKDFYRSKPDMFISQLIGYEGDGSLCAYLRHRLWCISVVAGVAGSSFDSNSIYSLFNICIYLSDDGFDHLDEVLEATFAWVKLIINSDQLQDSFKESQQIENNNFRFQVELPPIDHVQSIVESFNYLPSKDVLTGPQLYFQYEESAIELLRQHMNKFNFNIMISSYIPYEKNEYDQREPWFGTQFKTISMPSKWQTMWEQSATLKELHYPQPNPFVTTDFKIHWIEAGKPHVSRSPKALIRNDLCELWFRQDNIFKLPDGYINLYFITPLVRENVKQYMLGVLFTYLVEFRMAEQLYPALEAGLTYGLYIGDKGLVMRVSGYNEKLPLLVEIILNMMQTVELDIGQVNAFKDLKKRQIYNALINGKTLNLDLRLSILENKRFSMISKYESVDDITIDDIKSFKENFHKKMYVKGLVQGNFTEDHATDLMQKVLDTYKSEKLDNLSALDNHLLQIPLGSYYLRAKTLNEDDSNTIITNYYQIGPSDLKMECIMDLVELIVEEPFFNQLRTQEQLGYSLGIHQRIGYGVLAFLITINTQETKHRADYVEQRIEAFRSRMAELVSQMSDTEFKSIRETLISGKKLGDTSLDEEVLRNWSEIVTKEYFFNRIEAQIQVLSNLTKEDVLNFLNDNDKNNLRKLSVQVVGNHNQTSNSTAQASRSGSLSDLLDDGQDDMAYETDSAKPMTEKIKLEFLGESDDPSSIKDIYAFKKDLYVFPVFNTNPNIAKKS